In Bacillus sp. FJAT-45037, the following are encoded in one genomic region:
- the yunB gene encoding sporulation protein YunB gives MRFGKPSRPRKGPLPFRYVLLLSFLIFVVLTVQGLWIIEKGVRPTLVHIATSEAKKIAREAINDAVSKKIADSLDVNDILLMERDSEGQVTTIQFNTQVYNRVLSETTGRAQRYLRAVEQGRAYDMTIADHIDLDHTDQNEFTQDGQGSIIYTIPLGQATNNALLAHLGPQVPVRFSAIGDVQSTLSYDIERAGINSSWLFLNVDMEVDVKIVIPFATKTEAVKTTFPVGNVYVQGKVPDVFSDGGGVIIPSDTPTSGGGN, from the coding sequence ATGAGATTCGGGAAGCCATCGAGACCCCGGAAAGGTCCGTTACCCTTTCGGTATGTGCTGCTCTTATCCTTTTTAATCTTTGTTGTCCTTACTGTGCAAGGATTGTGGATCATTGAGAAGGGAGTTAGGCCAACACTTGTCCACATTGCTACATCAGAAGCGAAAAAGATCGCACGTGAAGCGATCAATGATGCGGTCTCCAAAAAAATTGCTGATTCGCTAGATGTGAATGATATTTTATTAATGGAACGAGATAGCGAGGGGCAAGTTACAACGATCCAATTTAACACTCAAGTATATAATCGTGTTCTATCGGAAACGACTGGTCGTGCGCAACGCTATTTACGAGCGGTTGAACAAGGGAGGGCGTATGATATGACGATCGCTGATCATATTGACCTCGACCACACAGACCAAAATGAGTTCACTCAAGATGGCCAAGGCAGTATCATTTACACGATCCCACTCGGTCAAGCGACAAACAATGCATTACTTGCTCATTTAGGTCCCCAAGTGCCCGTTCGGTTCTCCGCAATCGGAGATGTACAATCGACACTTAGTTATGATATTGAGCGAGCAGGAATCAATAGTTCATGGCTGTTCCTTAATGTAGACATGGAGGTCGATGTGAAGATTGTCATTCCATTTGCGACCAAAACAGAAGCTGTGAAAACAACGTTTCCTGTTGGGAATGTGTATGTACAAGGAAAAGTGCCTGATGTATTCTCTGATGGAGGGGGAGTTATTATCCCATCAGACACCCCAACATCAGGTGGAGGAAATTAA
- a CDS encoding YunC family protein — protein sequence MLEMNPITIEGETFIAVTLKLPKTNFMAVTNDVGYIMCGALDVALLNAKLKDRKIVAGRAVGVRTIEQLLEAPLESVTLEANALGIITGMKGKDALLKMKYE from the coding sequence ATGCTTGAGATGAACCCGATCACGATAGAGGGTGAGACGTTTATCGCTGTCACGTTAAAATTACCGAAAACAAATTTTATGGCGGTGACCAATGATGTTGGTTATATTATGTGTGGAGCGCTTGACGTCGCCTTATTAAATGCAAAATTAAAAGACCGTAAGATTGTCGCAGGACGCGCAGTCGGGGTGCGTACGATCGAACAATTGCTAGAAGCCCCACTGGAGTCTGTCACGCTTGAAGCGAATGCACTCGGCATTATAACAGGGATGAAGGGCAAGGATGCTTTACTTAAAATGAAATACGAATAG
- a CDS encoding HD-GYP domain-containing protein: MRLVTVKSVEPGVRLGRDIYSDNGQILLYKGAVLTDRLLDRLIDVGVFFIYIEDQLTEDILVDSVIREETKQRALQSIKHEFKTISEQATLNKTMNLDHVSKSFSSIVDSILEDIQGNTDALGMLSDTYIYDNYIFTHSLNVTIYSLGLAVKLGFSRKQLQEIGLGALLHDVGKVAIPVEVLNKPGRLEKEEFDLVKTHARAGFDLLRDIPNIPLLAAHCAFQHHERLDGNGYPRGLSADLIHPYAKIIGIADVFDAVTSHRVYRKPMLPHEGLELLYAGADRLFDKKLIEAFRETISIYPVGLTVKLNDGRLGIVVKQNRNMSTHPVIRIFKENGRKVDSPYDIDLMENINTTIVETEATLASCIK, from the coding sequence ATGCGATTAGTGACGGTGAAAAGTGTAGAGCCTGGAGTGAGGCTAGGTAGAGATATATATAGCGACAATGGTCAGATACTTCTTTACAAAGGAGCTGTCTTAACCGATCGTTTACTTGATAGATTAATTGATGTCGGTGTCTTTTTTATCTATATTGAAGATCAGTTGACTGAGGATATTTTGGTGGACTCAGTCATTAGAGAAGAGACAAAGCAACGCGCTCTACAATCAATTAAACATGAATTTAAAACGATTAGTGAACAAGCGACCTTAAATAAAACAATGAACCTGGACCATGTTAGTAAAAGTTTTTCATCGATTGTCGATTCAATTTTAGAAGATATTCAAGGGAATACGGACGCGCTCGGAATGCTGTCTGATACATATATTTATGATAATTATATTTTTACGCACTCGTTAAATGTAACAATATATTCCCTCGGCTTGGCAGTGAAGCTTGGCTTTTCTAGAAAACAACTTCAAGAAATTGGTCTTGGCGCCTTACTCCATGATGTGGGGAAAGTGGCGATTCCTGTTGAAGTATTAAACAAGCCTGGTCGACTAGAGAAAGAAGAGTTTGATTTGGTGAAAACACATGCTAGGGCAGGGTTTGATTTGTTGCGAGACATCCCTAACATCCCACTTCTAGCTGCTCATTGTGCCTTTCAACATCATGAACGTCTTGATGGAAATGGCTACCCGCGCGGATTAAGCGCAGATCTCATTCATCCGTATGCCAAAATTATCGGCATTGCCGATGTGTTTGATGCTGTGACATCTCATCGTGTCTACCGCAAGCCGATGCTTCCGCATGAAGGATTAGAGTTGCTTTATGCTGGTGCCGATCGCTTATTTGATAAAAAATTAATTGAAGCATTTAGAGAGACGATCTCAATTTACCCCGTCGGTCTCACTGTAAAACTGAATGATGGCCGTTTAGGGATTGTTGTGAAACAAAATAGAAATATGAGCACGCATCCTGTCATCCGTATTTTTAAGGAGAATGGACGGAAGGTGGATAGTCCGTATGACATTGATCTAATGGAGAATATTAATACAACGATCGTGGAAACTGAAGCGACATTAGCTAGTTGCATAAAGTAA
- a CDS encoding thymidylate synthase yields the protein MKQYLELCQHVLTNGETKSDRTGTGTISTFGYQMRFDLQKGFPAITTKKLHLRSIIHEVLWFLKGETNIAYLQENGVRIWNEWADESGDLGPIYGKQWRSWEGANGKVIDQISDVIDQIKNNPDSRRMIVSAWNPAEIDEMALAPCHCLFQFYVNDGKLSCQLYQRSADIFLGVPFNISSYALLTMMIAQVTDLEPGEFVHTFGDAHIYSNHVEQVKLQLTREPRALPKMNINPSVDSIFDFTIEDFELTEYDPHPHIKGEVSV from the coding sequence ATGAAACAATATTTAGAGTTATGTCAACATGTGCTCACAAATGGAGAAACAAAATCTGATCGAACAGGGACAGGAACGATTAGCACATTTGGCTATCAAATGCGCTTTGATTTGCAAAAAGGTTTCCCAGCCATCACCACAAAAAAGCTACATCTACGTTCAATTATCCATGAAGTCCTTTGGTTTTTAAAAGGTGAGACCAATATAGCGTATTTACAAGAAAACGGCGTTCGAATTTGGAATGAATGGGCTGATGAGTCAGGTGATCTTGGTCCTATATACGGTAAACAGTGGCGTTCGTGGGAAGGTGCAAATGGAAAGGTCATCGATCAGATTAGTGATGTGATTGATCAGATAAAGAACAATCCTGATTCAAGAAGAATGATCGTAAGTGCGTGGAATCCAGCTGAAATCGATGAGATGGCGCTAGCGCCGTGTCATTGTTTGTTTCAATTTTACGTCAACGATGGAAAGCTATCGTGTCAATTGTACCAACGGAGTGCAGACATTTTCCTAGGGGTGCCTTTCAATATTTCCTCATATGCACTTCTAACGATGATGATTGCGCAAGTAACAGATCTTGAGCCTGGAGAGTTTGTTCATACGTTTGGAGATGCACATATTTACTCGAATCATGTGGAGCAAGTGAAGCTTCAACTTACAAGAGAGCCAAGAGCTTTGCCGAAGATGAACATCAATCCAAGTGTCGATTCGATCTTTGACTTTACGATTGAAGACTTTGAACTAACAGAGTATGATCCGCATCCACATATTAAAGGTGAGGTCTCGGTATGA
- a CDS encoding homocysteine synthase, producing MNEQNHYRPETLAIHAGQEIDPTTMSRAVPLYQTTSYGFKDTDHAANLFSLNEFGNIYTRLMNPTTDVFEKRVAALEGGAAGLATASGQAAITYSILNIAEAGDEIVSAASLYGGTYNLFSTTLPKLGIKVHFVDPTDPKNFEAAITEKTKAVYAESIGNPKGDVLDIEAIAEIAHRHGVPLIIDNTFPSPYLLQPIKHGADIVVHSATKFIGGHGTSIGGIIVDSGTFDWTKSDKYPGLTTPDPSYNGVVYTEAVGPIAYIIKARVQLLRDLGASISPFNSFLLLQGLETLHLRMKQHSENALQVAKFLEAHEAVDWVSYAGLESHDSYPLAQKYLPKGQGAILTFGLKGGIEEGKKLIHSVELFSHLANVGDSKSLIIHPASTTHLQLTEEEQVKAGVTPGMIRLSIGTEAIEDILADLGQAIERSQD from the coding sequence ATGAATGAACAGAACCATTATCGTCCTGAAACATTAGCAATTCACGCTGGGCAAGAGATCGATCCAACGACGATGTCAAGAGCGGTTCCTTTGTATCAAACGACATCTTATGGTTTTAAAGATACCGATCATGCGGCTAATTTATTCTCATTAAATGAGTTCGGAAATATTTATACGCGGCTAATGAACCCAACGACGGATGTATTTGAAAAGCGAGTCGCAGCTCTTGAAGGTGGTGCAGCAGGTCTTGCAACAGCTTCTGGACAAGCGGCCATTACCTATTCCATTTTAAACATTGCTGAAGCCGGTGATGAGATTGTATCGGCAGCAAGTTTGTATGGAGGGACGTATAATTTATTTTCAACGACTCTTCCAAAGCTTGGCATAAAGGTTCACTTTGTCGATCCGACTGACCCTAAAAACTTCGAAGCAGCGATTACGGAAAAAACGAAAGCTGTCTATGCTGAGTCAATCGGAAATCCTAAAGGAGATGTGTTAGACATCGAAGCGATTGCCGAGATCGCTCATAGACATGGGGTGCCTTTAATTATTGATAATACATTTCCAAGTCCCTATCTCTTACAACCGATTAAGCATGGGGCGGATATTGTCGTTCATTCTGCGACTAAGTTTATCGGAGGACATGGCACATCAATTGGCGGCATCATCGTCGATAGTGGAACGTTCGATTGGACGAAATCAGATAAATATCCAGGTTTAACGACACCTGATCCTAGTTACAATGGTGTGGTTTATACAGAGGCGGTTGGTCCGATTGCCTATATTATTAAGGCGCGTGTCCAACTCTTACGTGATCTCGGGGCATCGATTTCTCCATTTAATTCATTTCTGTTACTTCAGGGACTTGAAACGCTTCATTTACGGATGAAACAACATAGTGAGAACGCGCTTCAAGTGGCAAAGTTTTTAGAAGCTCACGAGGCGGTTGACTGGGTATCGTATGCAGGTCTTGAATCTCATGACTCGTATCCATTAGCGCAAAAGTATCTACCTAAAGGACAAGGGGCGATTTTAACATTTGGGCTAAAAGGTGGCATAGAGGAAGGGAAGAAATTAATTCATTCTGTTGAATTATTCTCACATCTCGCCAATGTTGGTGATTCAAAATCATTAATCATTCATCCAGCAAGTACGACACATCTGCAATTAACTGAAGAAGAGCAAGTGAAAGCCGGTGTCACACCAGGAATGATTCGCCTATCGATCGGAACAGAAGCGATCGAAGACATTTTAGCTGATCTTGGGCAAGCGATTGAACGGAGCCAAGACTAA
- a CDS encoding YhcN/YlaJ family sporulation lipoprotein, whose protein sequence is MIKKTLVISSVAAMMLMTGCQTYDAGQQSNMRTSNSTNGPMQQNYGYYPMGTGTSDDSSYNNYGYTRYQQEQVESNGRQQIAPMYDRNELADTVSRMVLSNETVSEAATLVTDKYVLVAYDSKTDDRDYVADQVKRSALSVVPRYYEVYITDDHDHFEEIERFQNGSTTAGNNEGTLKATIQEMRQTPQGSYDEDEDNNMNIMKHKQQELKR, encoded by the coding sequence ATGATAAAAAAAACACTGGTGATTTCTAGCGTCGCAGCAATGATGCTTATGACAGGTTGTCAAACGTATGATGCGGGTCAACAATCGAACATGCGGACATCGAACTCCACAAACGGACCGATGCAGCAGAACTACGGGTATTACCCAATGGGAACAGGGACGTCTGATGATTCTAGCTACAATAATTATGGCTACACAAGGTATCAACAAGAACAAGTGGAGTCAAACGGAAGACAACAAATTGCTCCTATGTATGATCGCAACGAATTGGCTGATACCGTATCAAGAATGGTTCTTTCTAACGAAACCGTCAGTGAAGCCGCAACGTTAGTGACAGACAAATATGTACTTGTTGCTTATGACTCTAAAACAGATGATCGTGACTATGTAGCCGACCAAGTGAAGCGTAGTGCCTTATCCGTTGTACCACGTTATTACGAAGTTTATATTACCGATGACCATGATCATTTTGAAGAGATAGAACGTTTCCAAAACGGATCAACAACAGCCGGCAATAACGAAGGGACGTTGAAAGCGACCATTCAAGAAATGCGTCAGACCCCGCAAGGTTCTTATGATGAGGATGAAGATAATAACATGAACATCATGAAACACAAGCAACAAGAATTAAAAAGGTAA
- a CDS encoding sodium-dependent transporter, translating into MAREQWGTRAGFILAAIGSAVGLGNIWRFPYVAYENGGGAFFLPYLFALLTAGIPLLILEFTLGHKYRGSAPLSYARLNKKAEWIGWWQVAIAFVISTYYAVIIAWAIAYTYFAFNQSWGEDTGGFLMGEYLQRIDLSGGAIGDVGSLVPGVFIPLLVVWAVTLGVLFKGVKRGIEVANRIFIPLLVVMFLLIVIRALTLEGAVVGLDAFFKPNWSEIMSPGVWVAAYGQIFFSLSIAFAIMITYSSYLPKKADINNNAFITGFSNSSFELLAGIGVFAALGFMATASGVGVEEVASAGIGLAFVVFPEIINTFPGFNGFFGVLFFGSLVLAGLSSLISIVETFVSGIQDKFKLSRAKAVAFGGGFSAVLSLLFATQGGLFFLDTADYFINQFGVALAGLVSVIAVSWFIRKLPELQGHANAVSDFKTGLWWKVCLSIITPIVLGYMAIQNTITNITTNYEEYPTSLVVSWGWGVAIGAIVIGFVLAAFKWQNNDLDVPGESKDKGVEL; encoded by the coding sequence ATGGCTAGAGAACAATGGGGGACAAGAGCAGGATTTATTTTAGCGGCAATTGGATCGGCTGTCGGTTTAGGAAACATATGGCGTTTCCCGTATGTAGCTTATGAAAATGGAGGGGGCGCGTTCTTTTTACCTTATCTTTTTGCACTATTAACTGCGGGTATACCGTTACTTATTTTAGAATTTACATTAGGTCATAAATATCGCGGATCAGCTCCATTATCGTACGCAAGATTAAACAAGAAAGCAGAATGGATTGGGTGGTGGCAAGTGGCGATTGCCTTTGTCATCTCGACATACTACGCGGTCATTATTGCTTGGGCGATTGCGTACACGTATTTTGCATTTAATCAAAGTTGGGGAGAAGACACAGGTGGGTTCTTGATGGGAGAGTATTTGCAACGAATTGACCTATCTGGTGGTGCAATTGGTGATGTAGGTTCTCTTGTACCTGGAGTCTTTATACCGTTATTAGTTGTATGGGCAGTGACATTAGGTGTTCTCTTTAAAGGGGTTAAGCGAGGGATTGAAGTAGCTAACCGAATTTTTATTCCTTTACTCGTTGTGATGTTCTTATTAATTGTTATTCGTGCATTAACATTAGAAGGGGCAGTAGTTGGTTTAGATGCATTCTTTAAACCGAACTGGAGTGAAATCATGTCACCAGGTGTGTGGGTGGCTGCCTATGGACAGATCTTCTTCAGTTTATCGATAGCCTTTGCGATCATGATCACTTATTCAAGTTATCTTCCGAAAAAAGCGGATATTAACAATAACGCATTTATTACTGGTTTCAGTAACTCGAGTTTTGAGCTACTAGCTGGTATTGGGGTGTTTGCAGCCCTTGGATTTATGGCGACAGCATCTGGCGTGGGCGTAGAGGAAGTAGCAAGTGCGGGAATTGGGTTAGCGTTCGTCGTTTTCCCAGAGATCATTAACACGTTCCCTGGATTCAATGGATTCTTCGGAGTGTTGTTCTTCGGGTCCCTTGTTCTTGCGGGCCTTTCGTCTCTCATCTCAATTGTTGAAACCTTTGTATCAGGGATTCAAGATAAATTTAAGTTATCACGTGCGAAAGCCGTTGCATTTGGTGGTGGATTCTCAGCTGTTCTTTCTTTACTGTTTGCGACTCAAGGTGGTCTATTCTTCTTAGACACAGCTGATTATTTCATTAACCAATTTGGTGTTGCCTTAGCGGGTCTTGTCTCAGTTATTGCCGTTTCATGGTTTATTCGTAAGCTTCCTGAGTTGCAAGGTCATGCCAATGCAGTGTCAGACTTTAAAACAGGTCTATGGTGGAAAGTTTGTTTAAGTATTATTACACCAATTGTTTTAGGGTATATGGCGATTCAGAACACGATCACAAACATTACAACGAACTATGAAGAATATCCAACATCGCTTGTTGTAAGTTGGGGTTGGGGAGTAGCAATTGGTGCGATCGTTATTGGATTTGTTCTTGCCGCATTTAAATGGCAAAATAATGATCTCGATGTACCAGGAGAATCTAAAGATAAAGGAGTTGAGCTATAA
- the lipA gene encoding lipoyl synthase → MAKKEEHLRKPDWLKIKLNTNETYNGLKKMMRENNLHTVCEEARCPNIHECWAVRKTATFMILGDVCTRACRFCAVKTGLPNELDLEEPERVAESVEMMGLKHAVITAVARDDLKDGGAEVFAETVRAVRRRNPFCTIEVLPSDMLGNFDSLKALMDAKPNIMNHNIETVRRLSPRVRARATYDRTLEFLRRAKEMNPDIPTKSSLMIGLGETSEEIIETMDDLRANNVDIMTIGQYLQPTKKHLKVLKYYTPEEFAEFKQIALEKGFSHCESGPLVRSSYHADEQVNQAQVREEANKVAKL, encoded by the coding sequence ATGGCTAAAAAAGAAGAACATTTACGCAAGCCGGATTGGCTAAAAATTAAATTAAATACAAATGAAACGTACAATGGATTAAAGAAAATGATGCGTGAAAATAATTTACATACAGTATGTGAGGAAGCGCGCTGTCCGAACATTCATGAGTGTTGGGCTGTTCGTAAAACAGCAACCTTTATGATCTTAGGAGATGTATGTACTAGAGCGTGTCGTTTCTGTGCAGTCAAAACAGGTCTGCCTAATGAACTTGACTTAGAAGAACCAGAACGCGTTGCAGAGTCTGTTGAAATGATGGGTCTAAAGCACGCTGTTATTACAGCGGTTGCCCGAGATGATCTAAAAGACGGAGGAGCAGAAGTGTTTGCTGAAACGGTACGTGCGGTTCGTCGTCGTAATCCGTTCTGTACAATTGAAGTTCTTCCATCTGATATGTTAGGCAATTTTGATAGCCTAAAAGCTTTAATGGATGCTAAACCAAATATTATGAACCATAATATTGAAACCGTTCGTCGTCTTTCACCGAGAGTTCGTGCGCGTGCTACGTATGATCGCACACTTGAATTCTTACGTCGTGCAAAAGAAATGAATCCTGACATCCCTACAAAATCAAGCTTAATGATTGGGTTAGGAGAAACAAGTGAAGAAATCATTGAAACAATGGACGATTTACGCGCAAACAATGTAGATATTATGACGATTGGTCAATATTTACAACCGACGAAAAAGCATTTAAAAGTGTTGAAATATTACACACCTGAAGAATTTGCTGAATTCAAGCAAATTGCTCTTGAAAAAGGCTTTAGTCACTGTGAATCTGGTCCACTAGTACGATCTTCTTATCATGCTGATGAGCAAGTAAATCAAGCACAAGTAAGAGAAGAAGCAAATAAAGTAGCAAAATTATAA
- a CDS encoding M23 family metallopeptidase, which translates to MKHALQLLIIFTILITSTPQLAHASKEELTDEEIFKGRLELYQKMEALTQVPWPYLAAVDTYERGLRRAQRDRENEEGLISIYYEPEVWAGPLNPDKEDTDPLSISLFNGVGLDGDGDGIASLTNDEDVLYTFAHYLEQYGFDESDFRIALWDHYQREQSVAIIHGHASVYEHFGHLDLNDHAFPFPLRYNYSYKNTWGDRRGWGGRRIHEGTDLFAGYNVPVLATAYGKVEVKGWNIYGGWRIGIRDLDNIYHYYAHLSGFEKGIEEGSIVSPGDVIGYCGSSGYGKPGTQGKFPPHLHYGMYRDNGYTEWSFDPYPSLKSWERKAYQERKKQK; encoded by the coding sequence GTGAAGCACGCACTACAACTTTTGATAATTTTTACTATTCTTATCACCTCCACACCACAACTTGCTCATGCCAGTAAAGAGGAGCTTACCGACGAAGAAATTTTCAAGGGGCGTTTGGAGCTATATCAAAAAATGGAGGCCCTCACTCAAGTTCCATGGCCGTACTTAGCGGCCGTCGATACATATGAGCGCGGTTTGCGACGCGCTCAGCGTGATCGAGAGAATGAGGAAGGGCTGATCTCAATTTATTATGAGCCCGAGGTGTGGGCAGGCCCGCTTAACCCGGATAAAGAAGACACCGACCCTTTATCAATTAGTTTGTTTAACGGCGTTGGGCTTGATGGAGACGGGGACGGCATCGCGAGTCTAACAAATGATGAAGATGTGCTATATACTTTCGCTCATTATTTAGAACAGTACGGCTTTGATGAAAGTGATTTCCGCATTGCCCTGTGGGACCATTATCAACGTGAGCAATCTGTCGCGATTATTCATGGTCACGCCAGCGTGTATGAGCATTTTGGTCATTTGGATTTAAATGATCATGCCTTCCCGTTTCCCCTTCGCTATAATTACAGCTATAAAAACACGTGGGGAGATCGTCGTGGGTGGGGCGGACGTCGCATCCATGAAGGAACAGACCTTTTTGCAGGCTACAATGTTCCCGTCCTCGCTACAGCCTATGGAAAAGTAGAAGTCAAAGGATGGAACATATATGGCGGATGGCGTATCGGTATACGTGATCTCGATAATATTTACCATTATTATGCGCATTTAAGCGGATTCGAAAAAGGGATTGAAGAAGGAAGTATTGTTTCGCCAGGGGATGTGATTGGTTACTGCGGAAGCTCTGGATACGGTAAACCTGGGACGCAAGGAAAGTTCCCACCCCATCTCCACTACGGCATGTATCGTGATAATGGGTATACTGAATGGTCCTTTGACCCCTACCCATCCTTAAAGTCATGGGAAAGAAAAGCTTACCAAGAGCGTAAAAAACAAAAATAA
- a CDS encoding dihydrofolate reductase, which yields MISYIVAMDQERAIGKDNDLPWHLPADLAHFKRITMGHTIVMGRKTYESIGRPLPKRRNVILTRDEQYEAEGCDILHQADEVLTLAEKEEEFFIIGGAELFTHFWNQVDRLYVTHIEETFGGDTFFPEIDQSKWKLIHKESGTIDAKNRYPHSFCTYERKSHII from the coding sequence ATGATTTCCTACATAGTAGCAATGGATCAAGAGCGCGCGATTGGAAAAGACAATGATTTGCCGTGGCACTTACCTGCTGATCTGGCTCACTTTAAACGAATTACAATGGGGCATACGATTGTGATGGGACGTAAAACATATGAATCGATTGGACGTCCGTTACCGAAACGTAGGAATGTCATTTTAACTAGAGATGAACAATATGAAGCAGAAGGCTGTGACATTCTTCATCAAGCGGATGAGGTGTTAACACTTGCCGAAAAAGAAGAGGAATTTTTTATTATCGGTGGGGCAGAGCTGTTTACGCACTTTTGGAATCAAGTCGATCGCCTTTACGTGACGCATATTGAGGAAACATTTGGAGGAGACACCTTCTTCCCTGAAATTGATCAATCGAAATGGAAACTTATCCACAAAGAATCAGGAACGATTGATGCGAAAAATCGTTATCCACATTCTTTCTGTACGTATGAGAGAAAAAGTCACATTATCTAA
- a CDS encoding methionine/alanine import family NSS transporter small subunit, whose translation MSASAVVMMVIGILIIWGGMALSITNAVRVAKQKKAS comes from the coding sequence ATGAGTGCAAGTGCAGTAGTAATGATGGTCATTGGAATCTTGATTATCTGGGGTGGGATGGCATTAAGTATTACAAACGCAGTCAGAGTGGCTAAACAGAAAAAAGCTTCTTAA
- a CDS encoding Na+/H+ antiporter NhaC family protein has protein sequence MEGSILSLLPPVLALVMVMLTRRVLLSLGVGIIVGALMLNGYNPVDSVAEIVTIVSGIFVVDGAINDWELYIIFFLLLLGMMAALVTRSGGSRAFGEWAMKRVKTRVGAQMVTVILGILIFIDDYFNSLTVGNVSRPLTDRHRVSRAKLAYLVDSTAAPMCVIAPVSSWGAYIITIIAGILATHGVTQYEGLQAFMLMVPMNIYALVAIGLVLAVVIFKLDFGPMRVHEERAVRTGELVNPESGAIPGDQEDLKVSDKGRVGDLVWPIVALVVGTIAFMIITGIQASEGNATILSTFENTDVATALLYGGIIGFAVALLLNIVKKTAAKDLGVTIWAGIKSMLPAIYILLFAWTIISIISDLGTGQYLASLVDGNIHPMFLPAILFLIAGFAAFSTGTSWGTFGLILPIAGEIAAVIDVTMMLPMLAAVLAGAIFGDHCSPISDTTILSSTGAGSHHIDHVVTQLPYAIVAAVITLISYVVLGATGSVILSLIAAFALLAVTVLILKKLSTPVDA, from the coding sequence ATGGAAGGTTCAATATTATCTTTACTTCCTCCAGTGTTAGCACTTGTCATGGTTATGTTAACGAGACGAGTTCTGCTATCATTAGGGGTCGGAATTATTGTCGGTGCACTGATGCTAAATGGATACAATCCAGTAGACAGTGTAGCTGAAATTGTAACAATCGTATCAGGTATTTTTGTCGTAGATGGTGCGATCAATGATTGGGAACTTTATATTATCTTTTTCCTACTTTTACTTGGAATGATGGCTGCACTAGTGACACGTTCTGGTGGTAGTCGTGCGTTTGGAGAATGGGCCATGAAGCGTGTGAAAACGCGTGTTGGTGCGCAGATGGTCACTGTTATTTTAGGTATTTTAATCTTTATTGATGATTATTTTAACAGTTTAACCGTGGGAAATGTTAGTCGCCCGTTAACGGATCGTCATCGTGTTTCTCGTGCGAAGCTTGCCTATTTAGTCGACTCAACAGCCGCTCCGATGTGTGTGATTGCACCTGTATCAAGCTGGGGTGCTTACATCATCACGATTATTGCCGGTATCCTTGCCACACATGGAGTAACGCAATATGAAGGCTTGCAAGCATTCATGTTAATGGTGCCAATGAATATTTATGCTCTTGTAGCTATTGGTCTGGTGTTAGCGGTAGTGATCTTTAAGCTTGATTTTGGTCCGATGCGCGTACATGAAGAGCGTGCCGTCAGAACTGGCGAACTTGTTAACCCAGAATCAGGTGCGATTCCTGGAGACCAAGAGGACCTAAAAGTGAGTGATAAAGGACGTGTTGGTGATCTGGTATGGCCAATCGTCGCTCTTGTTGTCGGGACGATCGCATTTATGATTATTACAGGTATTCAAGCAAGTGAAGGAAATGCAACGATTCTTTCTACGTTTGAAAACACAGATGTCGCCACAGCATTATTGTACGGTGGAATCATTGGTTTTGCTGTCGCACTTCTTTTAAACATCGTTAAGAAAACAGCAGCAAAAGATCTTGGTGTAACGATCTGGGCTGGGATTAAGTCGATGCTTCCAGCGATTTATATTTTATTATTCGCTTGGACAATTATCTCGATCATTAGTGATCTTGGAACGGGACAATATTTAGCTTCATTAGTAGATGGAAACATTCATCCGATGTTCTTACCAGCGATCTTATTCTTAATTGCCGGATTTGCAGCATTCTCGACGGGAACATCTTGGGGAACATTTGGACTTATTCTTCCGATTGCTGGTGAAATTGCAGCGGTCATTGATGTCACAATGATGTTACCAATGCTTGCAGCGGTTCTTGCGGGAGCGATTTTCGGGGATCATTGTTCACCGATTTCTGATACAACGATTCTCTCCTCCACTGGAGCCGGAAGCCATCATATCGATCACGTGGTCACACAGCTTCCGTATGCAATCGTAGCAGCGGTGATTACATTAATTTCTTATGTCGTATTAGGTGCGACAGGCAGTGTCATTTTAAGTTTAATTGCAGCATTTGCTCTACTCGCTGTGACCGTTCTTATTTTGAAAAAGCTATCGACTCCTGTTGATGCATAA